GCCGGCCGCGAGCCGCCCTCCCCCCCGGCGCCTCAACAGGGGTGGACGGACGAAGTGCCGACGACGCGAGGTTTCACATAGGTGAGCTTCTTCATCTCCGTCTCCTTTCCGAGCAGGGCGAGGGCAGCGGTTCGCCCCCGCGGTTTGAGGAACCCCATCGGTTGCTCTTCCGCGCGCGACCGGCTCTGCAGCACGTGCCGCGTGGGCTTCGAAACAAGAGTCGCCTCACGGGTCGAGCCGGCCTCTCAGGAAGGCCAGGTCGTCCTCCACGGGGGCGTACACCCGCCATCTGCCCCCTACGAAGATCCGCGGTGAGAACGCCGCCTCGTCGGCGTCGGACAGGAGCCGTCCCGCCGTCAGGGCAATCCCCAGCACCGGTCCGTGCTCGCGCAGCGCCTCCACAGCGTACGCCGAGCAGGTGGGGTAGCTCGGACAACGGGGCCCGTCGACCCGGCTCACCGTGGTCTGGAACAGTCGGACCGCCCACATCAGCGGAAGGGCCACCGGGTTGGTCGAAGCTTCCGCCTCTTTGGGCGGCGCACGGCGCCAGCCCGGAGGATCCCAGCCCGCGCTGGCGGTTGCCGCAGCTACCAGCAACGCGCCGATGGCGAGGGCCAAGCAGATGGGGCATGTCATCGTCCTCTGCCGATCGTCCCCGCGGGTGGCTCCGGCTTCGTTCATCTTTCTGCTCTCCCTGACGCTGCTCCAGATCCGACCCAAGAGGACCGAGACGCCGTTCAGTTGCTTCATTGCCTGCACATCTCCAGAAGTTTCTGCACTTCTTCTTCGATCACCGCTCCGAGTGCAGGTTTGAACCCCGTGTGGACCGCCCTCACCATGCCGGTCCTGTCGATGAGCACCGTGACCGGTACGGCCCACGGTGCGTAGCGCGCCGAGGCGCTCAGGTCCGGGTCCAGCGCCACCGGGTACGGAAAGACGATCCCCCGCGTCTGCAGGGTCTCCCGAAGCCTCGCCGGCCCGCCGTTGTCAATGTTGACCCCGAGCACCTGGAACCCCCGCCCCCCGTACTCGGCCTGGAGCCGGGAGAGGAGCGGGAACTCCTCCAGGCATGGGGCGCAGGAGATGCTCCAGAACTGGAGCAGAATGGCCTTCTGCCCCACGATCTCGGACAGGGTGACCACCCCGCCGCCGAGGGCGGGGGCGGCGAAGTCGAAGTAGGGCCTGCCCACCTCCACCGTGCCGTTTCCCGGCGGCCGTGGCCCCGCCAGGGGCATCACCTCGCCCACCAGCCGGGGCCCCGCACAGCCGAACACTAGGACTAGGGGCACCAGCAGCACCAAGAGCAGAGGCCTCATGGTGCTCGGCTCGTCCGGCCTCGGCCGATCCAAGCAACGGTGTCTACGCAACGAGCCACCACGCGAGCCAATTAGTACTCCTCGTAGGGCGGCATCTTCGCCAGCCGCGCCCAGCGGCGGATCTCGTCGTAGTCGGCGTCGGTCAGGGCTTCGTAACCCGCGATCTGCGCCCGTTTGAGCACCCGAAGGGTTTCCCCGCCGGTAGGCGCTGTGGTTCGGTCGTCGAGGGCCAGAAGGGCCGCGCGCACCTTGCCGACCCAGGCATCGGAGACGCCGGGGGCCGCGGCGAAGGTGCAGTAGGGGGCCAGCGGGCTGCGGCCCAACACGGTGAAATCGTCGGGCGCCACGCGCCCGTCGGCGCCCATCTCCTCCAGGTC
This is a stretch of genomic DNA from Thermodesulfobacteriota bacterium. It encodes these proteins:
- the yidD gene encoding membrane protein insertion efficiency factor YidD; amino-acid sequence: MALPLMWAVRLFQTTVSRVDGPRCPSYPTCSAYAVEALREHGPVLGIALTAGRLLSDADEAAFSPRIFVGGRWRVYAPVEDDLAFLRGRLDP
- a CDS encoding TlpA disulfide reductase family protein, encoding MRPLLLVLLVPLVLVFGCAGPRLVGEVMPLAGPRPPGNGTVEVGRPYFDFAAPALGGGVVTLSEIVGQKAILLQFWSISCAPCLEEFPLLSRLQAEYGGRGFQVLGVNIDNGGPARLRETLQTRGIVFPYPVALDPDLSASARYAPWAVPVTVLIDRTGMVRAVHTGFKPALGAVIEEEVQKLLEMCRQ